In the Hermetia illucens chromosome 1, iHerIll2.2.curated.20191125, whole genome shotgun sequence genome, GATCGCCCGCAACGACAATGTAGTCATATGTAGGTGGGCAGGTACAAGTTTTCGTGTCAAGTAGTTGAATTTTTACCGCTATTGCATCTTTTGGCACCACACCACCGAGTTTCTTATGAAGCGCAAATACCAATGCACCTATTCGGGAGGGCTCTTATCAAAAAtctttgctcatttctcgacaggccCAACTTGACACGTTAACTGAGGTAGAtgacctagcatttctccgaggctttttACTCAACgcgatcttttttaaggttatatgtaaaacaaaaatttattaaaatgtttactgtctgtctgtttgtctgtccgcccgcttgcccgtcacacgcatttttctcggagacgggtgtatttttttttcatcaaatttagtcatgtggggtatcaaatcaatacTACTGCTTTCTGAAGCTGGtcttaattttttatatttgtcgGCAAGGTGGTTAGCGcaggggatcgaaagtgatcatttctttaacggatccattctcagaaactactccaccgaaaaatctgaaaaaaaaatcaaggaacGACGCTATATGGTGccgaggctccgaaatacccccatgccgatatcttacaaaataaagttaacaatagtatattagtataatttttagtaattaactgcaaagctcttcttaggttcatcctagcaccagaaAGCAGCACTACCGGATGAAGCAACgtaagctataatatagagcatgatcctttggtggaaatcgcacaattactaacgaagttataataggtcaggtccctcagggatcgtcaacgatctttcacgggtcgtttacgatacggggagtggcgtccccgaggtgcccaggcaagtagttctgaccccctagctggcataatacttacatcctaggtagtagcttcgagaaagtttctcggtgaagagcgaactgctaatgaccgatacacgccgggacacactgggagtccccggagccgtcgacaactccctgtcgacgtcgatggggtgatatgagcctagctctgccaaggtggtagttgtggcgtgtatcaggagccagccccttcgggaccctggtcgggtagtgtgcattcaaccgcgttgccccgagcgagcgctgatccatccgcgtttattcgcagcacgaaaatgcgccgtccgccccagcgcccagcgaaggacgcgacaaaggctgaaatacccgacgacacatcgggacgcgcacgcggagagaaagactcacaaagtgatgcggcacctgcaacgcagataggaacccagaccataccacatagtgctataattggggaaagtggcacagtggaaactgccgaaactaatcaaatggtttcgaatataagcagagtgggaggactgtcgactactctggcgcaagctgcaGAGGAAGCTTATTAAggaggcttattaagaaatgcacggcagctgtcaagcacatgcgatctgcgacgttcctccagaaaaacgtcgacaagggggtgaaaaacgggctaatggaactggaagagctcctggacaggatttcatactataggcgaacatggaaagtaagacaaaagtaaaaaaaaagtcttagtcaaactaggcccgaagactgtgaagcagtcaaggggcttcttggagaaaaagctttggtttctagcctggaacccacgtgtgctttggaaatccgagaccttgactgtcttacggaaaagaacgaagtagaagaagccatcaaacgcgaatgcccggaggtaactaatgtccggattggtatcacctccgcgaactcccgaggccaaaaactcgctggggtggaagttgccgagcaatccgcgaggaagcttgtaatagcgggaaaataagaattggttgggtagtgtgtaggatacgaatccgggctaccccaatcaaatgttacagatgtttggattatagtcacacatctgcaaactgtcggggacctgatagaagggcaacatgccgtaaatggaaagctgcgtcctatgcagggaccgtggcgcgactgatgagagcgttgcgcacacAGCTGGATCGGGGTGGTGTCCAGTTTTTAGAGCAGAagtggaaagagctaggacacggtcaacatgattcgcatcctacaaatcaatatgcaccggagtgcaaccgctcacgagttgctagcgcagttcgctatggagaccaaagctgatttagtactcatcagtgagcactatgacacattctaggcacactagacaatactttcaacgtgccgaactatcccttacggattttgagggactatctgaggaaccgctccctgctctacgaaacactagagggtcaaaggtggatggaggtcacgtcgggggtagcacagggctccatcttagggccggacctctggaacgctacctatgacagtctgcttaaactcgacatgccagaactCGCGCCTggccggctatgcagatgatgtcgcagcgcttgttgctggacgtactgtcgaacaagcgcaaagcagactcggcatattgatgcgacgggtaagcggatggatgactactcacggtttcaaccttgcactggaactggaaaaaactgaagtagtcatcctgactaaaaagagaattccggccctgcgtcccatatcgttcggcgagtcgataatcgagtcaaaatcagcggtaaagtacctcgggttgactcttgactcaaagatgaacttttctgagcaaatcaaagcagcagcgaacaaggctgcggctggagtttcggcgttaagtaggctaatggcaaacattgggggtcctacgtctagtaggcgacgtctcctgatgagttcaacgccatctgtcctgctctacggcccaggggtatgggctggcgctcttaacaaggaggtatatcgtaaacgccttgcgcaagtacagagatgcggagctttacgggtggggtctgcgtaccgcactgtctctgaaccggccgtgatagtgatcgcgggagtgatccccgttgtccttcttgctagggagcgtcaggtcatatacaagcgcaaaggagatgagcaaagggaggtggttgctcgcgaagaacggcaacacactctagacgagtgcagctctcgtggcaaaatgaaactagaggcagatggactacgtGGCTCATCagtaacttaggtgcgtggctgaatcggaagcatggtgagactgactatttccttacccaatttttaagtgggcatggaagttttcagttttacctgcacaagattggaaaggcgcgttctccggattgtgtgttttgcaatggagttgtggacgacgcccaccacacttttttttcttgtggaaggtgggatggggttcgtcagcagctctatttaaacacaggggatctctctccagataacattgtcgaagagatgctgaggactgctgacaggtggaaccgtgttgcccattacttccgggcccttctcgttgctaagaagatagaactcgaccggtggaggagccggatggcaggggattccttgaactgacagtttccttcctcctctcccctcccgttggtgaaaggaattccctgatttgaaggctccgcaaggcgggagagttcggggactagcccgaagtaaagtGATatacggttccaggctagctctctgacgatggggaggtgtttagttggtagtccaacgacgtaccgaatcgggagtccaacactgtgtgcggaaatgcattcatctaccccccccccccccccccccccccaaaaaaaaagaataggtcaaaattgtcggttCTTTGCAAGTGCAATATCAGCTgagagtggatattctcacataatatatgcatgtacattacgtgctagctaCTTATAGGACAGATGCCTAGTCAAATGTTGTTATAAAAGAAatgtacaaaacctttcatgcctgaagcgcccagcttccagtttcccgacttgtttgttgacATTGAATGCGTTTGTATGGAACCTGCCATCAAgggagatcaggtagaatttagcatatTTGGAGTAACTCTAATTATACTTTATAAGTATCTACACCGCTttcggttggatgattctccgaattgtgccagatgcgatggcataccggaggatccagagcatgtgatgtttcactgcccaatatttgcaatggagaggagcttaaaccaggtgctggccaggagcgtgaccccggagagcttggttgcggagatgctgaagtTCGAGGAGAAGTGACTtacggtttgctccgcaatcacgcaaatgcaggaggagttgctgaaggaacaaaaaaggaggaaacccgCAGGTGGGAAAAGGATGAATCCCTAAGGGCAACCCAGGCGAAGTGAAAAAacaatactttatttatctgtttcgttgatctcagcattttatttttgttctatCTCCTCCTTtagctttttgttttttcattattatgactatgaatattttaaattatcttACTAACGTCAAAATATCCAATCATTGCCCACAGCAATGGTTCCAACTACCTTTTAGGCTCTCATAACATCTGTCAGTTTGACGTTACTCTAAACAGTTTTGCACTTTGTTTTGCTTTAGCTTTGTTTTGATTTAGATTTCATTCATGGCAGAAAAGGTGATAGTGGAAGTGTACTACATCAGCTGATGGATAAGATGACGGAAATACCGGGCGAAACCATGGAGAAGGAATATTCATTGCAAGCGCTTACGTCTGAGCCCGACAGCAACACAATCCTGCGAAGGCTCAGCCAACCGATCAGTGAGAACTTCTCAGTCGAATATTATGAAATTGTCTTCACTGGGATATCAATGCTTCTGCGTCCTGCCGCAATTATATGGAATCTGCTCCTGGCTGTTGAGTATTATAACTTGAATAAATGGAACTATTTCACGTGGACGCTTTCCTATATTCTTGTGCCCATGGTGATAACCACTTTGCTCGGAATTCACATGTGAGTTGATGGCATTGAGAAACTTCCCGGCTTTGTGAGTAATACCGAACTTACTTCCTTTGTAGGTACGTTTCCGATCGaaagaaggaaaataagaaaatttgttCAAAGTTTTTGTGGCTGGTGGTTTTGTGCCCGTTCCTGTTTCGGTTTGTATTGTCTTTGATATTTCCAATGTTTAGCTAATTGTTGTGCAGAGGGTGTTGGATTATCTCTCTTTGCATGCGCTTTAAATAAGTCTCATCCTTGAAATTAAGAGCCCGCTGTAGTCCCCGATATTTCTGCTATCGAGTTTGTTGGGATTCCTTCAAAAATCTTTCCACTGAGGCAGGATTGATTCACACGTTTTTAAACGTCATTAACAATATCGTTTACCTAAATCAATCAAATTAACCTTTCAAGATTGAAATTCGACTGcttgattttcattttgaatGCTAATATTATCGTAGAGTGCATATGTAATACAATCACTGAAAATTTGAACCAAATCATATGAACCACTTCAAAAGACATAGTTTCGAAATACAGTACAGCACTCTCGAAACAAGTTATTTCTTTGGTTGACCTTACACGATCAGTCTGGAGTCAGTCAGAAGCACAAAATTATTACAAACTGAAAGTCTAGGTTATTTCTATGACCAAGGCTGATAAActgataaaaaattcaatttttaaataatatctGTCAGTCTAGCTGAGCTGATGATTAGTTGGTGGTTTGGTGGTGGCGGGATTGTTTTTTGCCTTGGGGCCAAGCCATCAGACCATCAGTTTTTCTTCATTCCGtttttgatggattgacttATAGTAGTTTGATGGTGTGAGATGAGGTCCTATATACTATAGGAAAACAGGGTTTttagaaaattgaatttgtgaAAAAATATGCTAAAAGGCCTCCTTAATCAAAAAAGTGCAAACTGTTTTGATGTACACTAAAGAAcgctttattttattattagctGTACTTGCTTAGGCTATCAAATTCTTCATTGCAGATATTGTAAATCGCTTAAATATGCGTTAATAAGCAAACATGCGGAACGTCAAAATGATTATGCTATGCAAAAAAAGTAAGGATTGATTGAACTCAAAGGTTAATTGTTTTTTTCACGAAACTCTAATTTGTCTAGGTATTATAAAATCATGATCGAGGAGGAAACTGACATTGCGCTTATTCGAATTTTCGAATCAGCTTTAGAAGTAGCTCCACAGAAGATACTACAAATTTCAATATATCTCGCTGGAGAGGACAAGATGACTTGTAAGTTTGTTGCTATTGATAAATAACCACCTTCACGGGAGTATAAACGAATAAATTTTCGTAGGGTTGCAGTTTTTAACAATTTGTGGCTGCTTTTTTACATTAACTTGGTGCATTGTTGGTTACCATAAAAATATTAGAACAATTCAACCGGACAAGGAGAAAATATCTATAATTGGGATAATAGTTCAAATTGCGTGGCATTTTTGTATATATGGTAAGTTTTTTTATAGATTCGCCTACTTTCAAGAGCGGTCTTAGAATTTCCTTTTCCTCTTCGGGCAAACAAGAGGTGTCATTTTAAACGTATTATTCTTTAACTCTCATCGTACACTACCGTTGCAATGACATCTAGCAAGTAGTCACAACGCGGTTTTCTAGAAACCACACATTGTATTAGAAAATATCCCCTGCAAAGAACACAAACCTATTGCGGGGGTGTCAGGTAAGTTAGGGTTATAAATACTTGAGGTGAGTGATGCTGAAAACCAAGCCTTATGCATTTCGATATGGTAATAGCAAGATGTTATATCAATCACAGTGGACCACATAAAACGCGCTATGTTTATGGATTGCGTGGTAGGGACAAACTAAAGTTTTTTAAACAATATTCGGACTAATTGTCACATCTGGAGCTTCGAAAATCGAACGTTAGTTTATATACTACACGTATAGTTTTCTATgactttctccaccgttttgagtacaaacCATATTGggcaaattggtttgaaagatttaggatgaaaacGATTGCTTTTAGCCGCTTTCAGaatgaagaccacttttgcccccCATCCTGCCCTTGATACATGTTCCAAAGTTATgttgccccttaccacccttaggAGAAATCCTGAGATGATTTCCAAGTCTCTCTGGAGTAGCGTTGCGAGaatgccatctactctgggtgatttcagtgatttaaacgtttccactgcccatcttactccAGCTTCCGAGCATATATCTTTTGCTAGTTTTTCCCTTCTGCTCGtcgttggggtgtcaggcagtaTATCTTCCAGTGTGGGTAGAACTCCGGGCAATGAGATCTGAAAAGCAGATGTAccatgtcctcctcattctcggcaaaggaaggaaaatgttctttcttcaaacaaaatATATTGCCCTggctttggctatagctttgtatagtTTGGATGATTTTGTGGTTTGTTTAAACCCCTCACAGAaatccctgaagctgttccgttttgcatCCCTCATCgggttgctatacgcagtcagttcaTCTTTGTACCTCGGTCAGTCCCCAGTCATTGTTGCTCCCTGGTCCTGGTTCCTCTCCCACCAGGGTATAtctcttgatgacttgactaccTTAGCCGAacagctggtctcatatgcCTGAATAATGACTTTGTTGTGTCTCCAGCACTTCCGGTTTGCTCCTGATATCGCCGCCCCTTTGTAGGTGAGCCGTGTTCCTGCTCAGATGCCTTGCATAGGAATTCCAACCTATTCTCCTAGGattccttagtattctttttatttcagagttaCCGGCAATGCCGCATCTGaatattctgtgatccgacatagaaggctcacccgataccctccaattcttgaccaacccgttcatcaaagtattccttAGAATTGTCTCTAGTACCACTTGTCTAGTGCTTGTCaggaatgttggagtgttcgcTATATTTATATTCCCTACTTATTGCGAAACATAAATTCAAGAagctactcacctcttcgattaatgTCGCTAGTTGCCTAGATTTCGTGATGTGCGTTGGAATCGCAGGGAGAGGAAGAgaggagaggaagtaagttgcttcccaagtggtccggtccgtcatcaagtggcaTCCTCAACCAAAAATGTTAACTTGGTtgcataaagaaaataaaaataagaaaaaaatgtctAAACAAAGCGTGTAAttgcttgtttttattttttcccacaCGGTATATATTTCTTTATTGCAATGGAGACTGCCTTCTGAAATTATGAGATTTATCACTATTTAATTAGTTATAATTAAAGTACACCAatatttatttagaagaactaaatATGTGACTAGAAGTTCCTTGAGGTTACACAACCAAGTAGGAAGCGGCAACAACAGTAGTAGTAGAATTGTTAAAAAGTGCGCTGGTCTCGTTAAAATGTACATGCCCAGGCATATGTTCTATAGACAAATAattcaaattaacaattttaACTCTTATAACTTGTCGTACAAAACGATATCTTATATCAATGTATTTGCTTCTACTATGGCGAATATGACTGTTACATAACTTCTGTGCTAATTGGCTATCATTATACAAACTTATAGAAAAACATTTTCCTAAACATTCGTACAAaaagtttttaataaatttagctTTTTGCTGTCTCACATAAAGCCATGTATTTAGCTTCAGTGCTTGATAGCGCTACGATTCTCTGCTTACGACTTTCCCACGGCACACCCGGATTACCTATTTCGAAGACATAGCCCGTGTAAGAACGTCAAACTATTTGGTTTGAAGCCCAATCAGCGTCGTCATAGCCCGTAACATTATTTGAGGGCTTTTTGAACACAATGCAATAGTCTTTGTTGCCCTTCAAGTACCGAAAAATTCACTTCGCTGCCGTCCAGTGTCTTTTGAGCAGCAATTGTTGAATTAACTTAATATACTTACTGCAGGCATCAtccaaagggtagtgtaggtcccagggcgaaacgtggattggtacccacgatggagcataaaacctgggaaatgcctgctgaaccaacaccaatagctctactaccaaaccctatctccaccttcacatggtgaccgctgggagctatttcttaacgaaaagctgcagacggagaaggatgaaggcgagtctcccgcgcctaaaaacgggacaaattgtaccaactggtcctccaggttggggattgggtgacaaccctacacagaaaaccgatgttacggagccacgaaaggagcctcggacaggacggactttaaaacgacggacccggcaacgacaacggatcaacgatttgcgcattttctcatgaaacgtgcgctccctgtacagagatgaagctgatgaacagctagccgataccctgtcccaatatagggctgatataacagcgttgcaagagatgcgatggaccggtttcctggagaagagtcactacaccatatattatagcggttatccagtaaatcatgtgctcggagtaggtttcttagtcagccaaaaaatgaaaactgctgttatcggctttgaaaacataagggaacggctgtgcactctgcgcttgcgaggcaaatttagaaatataagcttcataaacgttcacgcccctacagaggagactgcaccctgactgaaccctcgaagcctgtcccagatatgatatcaaaatcatacttggagattttaacagccaagtagggaaggagcccgtattcaggcgatacgttggctcccatagcttacaccaaaatgataacggactgcggattattcaattagcacggtcacacgaaatggttgttggtagtacctggtttgcgcggaaagcggtccataaacatacgtcggcctctccagacggggccactttcaaccaaattgaccacgtattgatcgaacgccgccacctctcagccttgatgaatgtcagaacatataggggggccaatatagactcggatcactatctcgttggcatggtgctccgagctcgaataacaataccacctagagtcccctctgacaatcaggtgagagtgaacactgaagccatccacaacacaaccctccgcaacacctataagagggaaatggatgccgcaataaccgcagtcaacagaggacctgaagcatcaacaaatgatcttcacaatcacctaaagaacgttatcataaatacggccacaaacatacttggccccagccgcaaaaaaagtcggaacggttggtttgacgatgaatgtaagctagcaacggaacggaagaatgctgcataccgagtaatgctgcattctcaaagaacgggtacgcgcggagacttatcacgaactccgtcgagcgg is a window encoding:
- the LOC119646697 gene encoding XK-related protein 6 isoform X1 encodes the protein MDKMTEIPGETMEKEYSLQALTSEPDSNTILRRLSQPISENFSVEYYEIVFTGISMLLRPAAIIWNLLLAVEYYNLNKWNYFTWTLSYILVPMVITTLLGIHMYVSDRKKENKKICSKFLWLVVLCPFLFRYCKSLKYALISKHAERQNDYAMQKKYYKIMIEEETDIALIRIFESALEVAPQKILQISIYLAGEDKMTWLQFLTICGCFFTLTWCIVGYHKNIRTIQPDKEKISIIGIIVQIAWHFCIYVSRILSIATVASIFPLPTIIACSLHAFLIGFFIFFFERPVFCSETICHRIMFSWSIGIVFIFTYISLKDVRTRNRYALYYILCAIENLIFIVLYFNYANAEFKQSFFFIPLCTISFLSFYVGIFFMLVYYVRLHPNVLARRDIFVSNSTT
- the LOC119646697 gene encoding XK-related protein 6 isoform X2 produces the protein MDKMTEIPGETMEKEYSLQALTSEPDSNTILRRLSQPISENFSVEYYEIVFTGISMLLRPAAIIWNLLLAVEYYNLNKWNYFTWTLSYILVPMVITTLLGIHMYVSDRKKENKKICSKFLWLVVLCPFLFRYYKIMIEEETDIALIRIFESALEVAPQKILQISIYLAGEDKMTWLQFLTICGCFFTLTWCIVGYHKNIRTIQPDKEKISIIGIIVQIAWHFCIYVSRILSIATVASIFPLPTIIACSLHAFLIGFFIFFFERPVFCSETICHRIMFSWSIGIVFIFTYISLKDVRTRNRYALYYILCAIENLIFIVLYFNYANAEFKQSFFFIPLCTISFLSFYVGIFFMLVYYVRLHPNVLARRDIFVSNSTT
- the LOC119646697 gene encoding XK-related protein 6 isoform X3, whose translation is MDKMTEIPGETMEKEYSLQALTSEPDSNTILRRLSQPISENFSVEYYEIVFTGISMLLRPAAIIWNLLLAVEYYNLNKWNYFTWTLSYILVPMVITTLLGIHIYCKSLKYALISKHAERQNDYAMQKKYYKIMIEEETDIALIRIFESALEVAPQKILQISIYLAGEDKMTWLQFLTICGCFFTLTWCIVGYHKNIRTIQPDKEKISIIGIIVQIAWHFCIYVSRILSIATVASIFPLPTIIACSLHAFLIGFFIFFFERPVFCSETICHRIMFSWSIGIVFIFTYISLKDVRTRNRYALYYILCAIENLIFIVLYFNYANAEFKQSFFFIPLCTISFLSFYVGIFFMLVYYVRLHPNVLARRDIFVSNSTT